A window from uncultured Desulfobacter sp. encodes these proteins:
- a CDS encoding zonular occludens toxin domain-containing protein — translation MPEHAGRSLSDPFDPEPYSGSIHKGLTMISCYEGLPGAGKTYDAMRKLLDNLSQGRRILTNISGPDQEEKQEIIKHFLNLEDSQLKERLVALPNHQITEFWDHTSPGDLVIIDEAQNFFNSRDWQTKTNRAFGKWASEHRHMGVDLILITQNVERIESSVRSLIEFTYRYKKLNMFGNLVKKKYVRFCYYGPSLDQIGQKTCSYDPKIFKCYKSYFKDGTKEIGIEKPANILKHPIFYAIPFVLCLFIYFLSQSSLLSGDLFGTQAISDSIEEKRQQALTQDFQPDTPDQEPGYSGQAAPLTDYVLVGVINSKKIFKSKIDGSILVTQ, via the coding sequence ATGCCTGAGCATGCTGGCCGCAGCCTGTCTGATCCGTTTGACCCTGAACCTTATTCCGGCAGCATTCACAAGGGTCTAACCATGATTTCCTGTTACGAAGGACTTCCCGGTGCCGGTAAAACCTATGATGCCATGCGCAAACTCCTGGACAACCTTTCCCAGGGCAGACGCATTTTAACGAACATCTCCGGCCCGGATCAGGAAGAAAAACAGGAAATCATAAAACACTTCCTCAATCTTGAAGACAGTCAGCTCAAAGAAAGACTTGTCGCTCTGCCAAATCACCAGATCACCGAATTCTGGGACCATACCAGCCCGGGCGATCTGGTCATCATTGACGAAGCCCAGAATTTCTTTAATTCCCGGGACTGGCAAACCAAAACAAACAGAGCCTTTGGCAAATGGGCCAGTGAACACCGTCATATGGGCGTTGACCTGATTCTTATCACCCAAAACGTTGAACGTATCGAAAGCTCTGTCAGGTCCTTGATTGAATTCACCTACCGTTACAAAAAGCTGAACATGTTCGGCAACCTGGTCAAGAAAAAATATGTCCGCTTTTGCTATTACGGCCCCTCCCTTGATCAAATCGGCCAGAAAACCTGTTCCTATGATCCCAAAATATTCAAGTGCTACAAAAGCTATTTTAAGGATGGCACCAAAGAAATAGGCATTGAAAAACCGGCCAATATCCTGAAACACCCCATATTTTATGCGATCCCCTTTGTTCTATGCCTTTTCATCTATTTTTTAAGCCAGTCAAGCCTGTTAAGCGGTGACCTGTTCGGCACCCAGGCCATTTCAGATTCCATTGAAGAAAAAAGGCAACAAGCTTTAACCCAGGACTTTCAGCCTGATACCCCGGATCAGGAACCGGGATATTCCGGCCAGGCAGCGCCTTTAACGGACTACGTATTGGTAGGCGTGATTAACTCGAAAAAGATTTTTAAATCAAAAATCGACGGATCTATTTTGGTGACCCAATGA
- a CDS encoding site-specific integrase: MDYSQSNFSLKTYKEKKGAFAGLFKGMDADLSPDSITPGVAMKYLMEQANNRSGNAANKDRKNLAAGWEWGRKYISGFPLETQNPFKAVDKFPEKRSPRYVPPERDFWKIYSETKGQDQVMLLTFLHLAARRKEVFNLTWEDIDFENSLIRIWTSKRKGGTKEFDWLPMTSELRMVLSEWWLQRPVKESPYVFICLNKENFCEAYFGKPYTNRQHFMKKLCKRAGVKVFGFHAIRHLTASILYHKGYDVSVIQSILRHKSPTTTNRYLKSLGLEATRDALEKGLSGPGTVIPFKTKRA, from the coding sequence TTGGATTATTCCCAAAGCAATTTTTCATTAAAAACATACAAAGAAAAGAAAGGTGCTTTTGCCGGACTTTTTAAAGGAATGGATGCTGATTTAAGCCCAGATAGTATAACGCCGGGTGTGGCGATGAAATATCTAATGGAACAGGCAAACAATCGGTCCGGGAATGCCGCAAATAAGGACAGGAAAAATCTTGCAGCCGGTTGGGAATGGGGTCGAAAATATATCAGCGGTTTTCCCCTGGAGACCCAAAATCCGTTTAAAGCGGTTGATAAATTCCCCGAAAAGCGTTCTCCCAGGTATGTACCACCAGAAAGGGATTTCTGGAAAATATATAGTGAAACAAAAGGGCAAGACCAAGTGATGTTACTGACCTTTCTCCACCTGGCCGCTCGGAGAAAAGAAGTGTTTAATCTGACATGGGAGGATATTGATTTTGAAAATAGTCTGATTCGGATCTGGACGAGCAAGAGAAAAGGTGGGACCAAAGAGTTTGATTGGCTGCCTATGACCTCTGAACTAAGAATGGTCCTATCGGAATGGTGGCTGCAAAGACCTGTCAAGGAATCACCATACGTCTTTATCTGCTTGAATAAAGAAAATTTTTGTGAGGCATATTTTGGAAAACCATATACAAACCGGCAACATTTTATGAAAAAACTTTGTAAAAGGGCCGGTGTTAAAGTTTTCGGTTTTCATGCCATCAGACACCTGACAGCGAGCATTCTATATCATAAAGGATATGATGTTTCCGTGATTCAGTCCATTTTAAGACATAAAAGTCCGACAACAACAAATAGATACTTGAAATCCCTTGGGCTTGAGGCAACCAGGGATGCGCTTGAAAAAGGTTTGAGTGGTCCAGGAACAGTGATTCCATTCAAAACAAAAAGAGCTTAG
- a CDS encoding TraX family protein — MIKLVAFITMVIDHSAIFFFPEHEFIMRSLGALSFPLFAFFITQGLKYTKDLQLYIICLVTCAGVTQPLFNILFPDLHRLNDLYTLLFGLIILVLHERYGCQAFYLTLLLVLSNVVSIYIFIVFAIYFLHHRPVYLLGAMTAFYLLVYYLSGAAYVLFGPAAVFLMYSRATIPLPRMIQKYFYYVAYPGHFLIIILINSIRCPATT, encoded by the coding sequence ATGATTAAACTTGTTGCATTCATCACAATGGTGATTGACCATTCGGCCATATTCTTTTTCCCGGAACATGAATTTATCATGCGGTCCCTGGGCGCGTTGTCTTTCCCTTTGTTTGCCTTTTTCATTACCCAGGGCCTTAAATACACCAAGGATCTCCAGCTTTATATCATCTGCCTGGTGACTTGCGCCGGTGTTACCCAGCCCCTGTTTAATATTTTGTTCCCGGACCTGCATAGACTCAATGATCTTTATACCCTGCTTTTTGGCCTGATCATACTTGTCCTGCATGAACGATACGGCTGTCAGGCGTTTTATTTGACCCTGCTCCTTGTCCTGTCCAACGTGGTATCAATCTATATTTTCATAGTCTTTGCCATTTATTTTTTGCATCATCGACCGGTGTATCTCCTGGGCGCTATGACGGCCTTCTATCTCCTGGTCTATTATTTATCCGGAGCCGCTTATGTTTTGTTCGGCCCGGCTGCTGTGTTCCTCATGTACTCCAGGGCCACCATACCTTTACCAAGAATGATCCAAAAATACTTTTATTATGTGGCCTACCCTGGGCATTTTTTAATAATCATCCTGATTAATTCAATCAGATGCCCGGCAACAACTTGA
- a CDS encoding PLDc N-terminal domain-containing protein, giving the protein MTPKELVLYVLLIVGISFALTMLALVDLLKKDFSTPKEKFVWHLVAIVPVIGWLFYFALGAKKGTRKNFDAK; this is encoded by the coding sequence ATGACCCCCAAAGAACTTGTTTTATATGTACTTCTCATTGTCGGCATATCCTTTGCCCTGACCATGCTTGCATTGGTCGATCTGCTTAAGAAAGATTTTTCAACGCCCAAAGAAAAATTTGTGTGGCACCTTGTGGCCATTGTTCCGGTCATCGGCTGGCTGTTCTATTTTGCCCTGGGCGCCAAAAAGGGTACCCGTAAAAATTTTGATGCAAAGTAA
- a CDS encoding DUF2523 family protein, which produces MIHKIIDFCSNFWGMLTDFINWVLDGILYLLSEIVYLSMDAFFSIIETIISAIDFAQVTALSSFGNWNLLPDQILYILYKLNIAQCLSMLAAACLIRLTLNLIPAAFTRV; this is translated from the coding sequence ATGATTCATAAAATAATAGATTTTTGTTCCAATTTCTGGGGAATGCTCACTGACTTTATCAATTGGGTTCTTGACGGTATCTTATACCTGTTGTCCGAAATTGTTTATCTGAGTATGGATGCATTCTTCAGCATCATTGAAACCATTATTTCAGCGATCGACTTCGCCCAGGTGACCGCCCTTTCTTCATTCGGGAACTGGAACCTTTTACCGGATCAGATTTTATACATCCTCTACAAGCTGAACATTGCCCAATGCCTGAGCATGCTGGCCGCAGCCTGTCTGATCCGTTTGACCCTGAACCTTATTCCGGCAGCATTCACAAGGGTCTAA